ACCTTGCGATTGTCGATCCCGACACGCTGCTTCCAGTGGCGGAAGCTCTTCCTGGAACATTGATCGCGATTGCGGGGACGGTGGGCGGGACGCGGCTGATCGACAACTTCATTGTGGGCTAGGACTGTCCTGCCGGACGGGCCCGCTTCGCGCTGTGGCGATCACTTCGTGACTTGTAGTCCGCTTCGCGGGGTGGTTCGGGGCGACCGTGAGATACTTAAGCGACATGTACAAGCGAGTTCTCCTCAAGATCTCAGGCGAAGCCCTGGCTGCGGGTAAGGGTTTTGGCATCGACGCGGTATTCATCCACAAAGTAGCGGAAGAGATTGCGGCGGTCCATGCCCTGGGCTGCGAGATCGGCATCGTGGTCGGAGGAGGGAACTTCTTCCGCGGCGTCGCTCAGCAGGCGATCGATATGGACCGCGTTGCCGCAGACCACATGGGCATGTTGTCGACCGTGATCAATTCGATTGCGCTGCAGGATGCGATTGAGAAGCGCGGGCTCTACTGCCGGGTGATGTCGGCGATCGAGATGCACCAGGTCGCAGAGCCCTACATTCGCCGGCGCGCGATGCGTCACCTGGAAAAGGGAAGAATTGTCATCTTCGCGGCGGGCACTGGAAATCCCTTCTTTTCGACCGATACGGCAGCGAGTCTGCGAGCGATGGAGATCAAGGCTGAGATTCTGCTCAAGGCAACCTCAGTAGACGGTATCTACACTGCCGACCCCAAGGTCGATGCGACTGCGACCAAGCTCGAGACGCTGACCTACATGGACATCCTGCGGTTAAACCTGCGGGTCATGGATCAGACGGCGGTCTCGCTCTGCAAGGACAACAATATGCCGATGATGGTCTTCAGCATGCGCGAGCAGGGAAACATTGTGCGCGTGGTCAGCGGAGAGAAGCTGGGTTCGCTGGTCACGGCCTAGCTCTGTGCTTGTCCCCACTGCCTTGTCTTTTACCCAATGTACCCAGATTCGGCGGGCGGCTTTGCGGTCTTTTTGCCTCTTCCGGTCGTCTCATAAGGAGGCGGCGTGGCGCCTGCGTGGGTTCCGTTGCATCCAATCTGCCAGCGCAATCCCTTGATACGGAAACAAACCGTCAATGAGTATGGAAAAGAGCACTGTAATTTGAGTTCCGCCCCAGCAATCCGAAAGGCCTCCCTCCCGGCGCTCACCGGACTTCGGACTCTTCTGGCCCTCTCGATCGTGTTCTTTCACTTCACGCCGCCGCACATGTCCGCTGTCGCGCCGATCATCGAGAACGGATACATCTTCGTCGGTTTTTTCTTCCTGATGTCGGGGTACATTCTCTCTTACAACTATGCCGACCGCGTGAATATGAACAAGCGCGAGTTCTGGCTGGCGCGGTTTTCGCGGCTCTATCCGGTCTACCTGTTCGCGCTGGTGCTTTCGTTCCAGATGCTGCGGAACGAGTGGAGCGCCCGCTCGCACACGGAGTTCTGGCAGGGTGTGCTGCTGACTCCCTTCCTGTTGCAGGGATGGTTGCCGAATCTTGCAACGTTCTGGAATACGGTGGCCTGGACGCTCTCCTGCGAGATGATGCTCTACCTTGCGTTTCCGTATCTTATCCGCGTTACGCTGCCGCGGCAGCCGTGGAAGTTGATCGCGCTCTTTCTTGGGCTTTGGCTGGCAGGGATGGTTCCACATGTCCTGTATCTGATCTTCAATCCGGACCATCTGTCGGCTCCGGCAGACCGCTATACGGCGACCTACCTCATGCGCGTCCTCAAGTACACGCCGCCGTCTTATATCTGCACTTTTCTTGCTGGCCTCATTCTCGGGCAGTTGCAATCAGTTCTGACGCTGCGACGACGCGAGCGGACTGCCATTGCGATGTTAGCTCTTGCGGCCATTGGGGCGGCTCTGTACGTGTTTCTGCCATCGTTACCCTACGTACTGCTTCATGGCGGCCTTCTGATGCCTCTGTTTGCGGCTCTGACCATCGGTCTGAGCGGGGTGAATCCTGTCGCAAGCCTCTTTGCTTTCGCGCCCCTGGTCTACGTGGGTCAGGCGACATTCTGCCTGTATCTGCTGCATTTCAACGCGCTGGTGCTCCTCCAATCGAACCATATTACGGAGAAGCTGCATCTTGAGGCGTACGATCCCTGGCTCTCCTACGCGGCTGTGATCTTGCTGGCGCTTGCGGCCCATCGCTTTATCGAAGTGCCGGCGCGGAAGTTGATTCTGCGCTCTTTCGGACGGAAGGAAGCTATCGTAAAGAATGAAGTTGCAGAAGGCGCATTGAGCGAATTGTCCTACAGCCAGAGGTAGAGCGACTGGCGGAAGAAAAGGCAACTTGACAGCCGTGAAAACAGGAATGGCCCCGCAGTTTGCGGGGCCATTCCTGTTTTGCTGCTGCTTTCCGGTGGTTCTAATTACCGCTCCAGCACCTGGGTGGGGTGTGAGCCGTTGGCCACGATCACCACGCTGGTTGGTGACCCTGCGGAAGGATAGGGCGTGTTCTGGATCCCGGACAGGGCCCCCGTGCTCGGATTCAGTTGCAATCCGCTGACCGAAGCTTCCTGGAAGTTCGAGGTGTAGAGGTAGATGCCGAGTGCGGGATCAAGAGCGATGGCATTTGGCCCGGTGCCCGTCGTGACGCTGGTGCCAGCGACGCCGGATGGAGTTCCGTTGGAGACGTTCAGAGCGTAGGCGCTGATCGTCTTCGCGTTGTAGTTGGAGACGTAGATGTATTCTCCACGGGGATCGACCAGCAGGGCAACCGGATAGAGCCCGGTGGCGAACGGGCCGTTGACCATGGGAAGGAGTGTTCCTCCGGCCAGGACGGTGTAGCCAATCAACTGATTCGCGGCTTTATCCGTGACATAAACGAAGCGGCCGGTGGGATCTTCGGCGATGGCGCTGGGCTGGACTCCTGCCGCGTATCCGGCGAGTGCGGTAGTCCCTGTGACTGGCGTCAACGCGCCAGAGGAGGTGTCTTCCGTGAAGGCAAGGACCTGAGGCGTGGTGGGATCCTGCGAGACGACGTAGACGGTCGGGTTGAAGTTGGCTATTGCGACCGACACAGGATTGTTCGCCGTGTTTACGTTGACTGCAGCGCCA
This Granulicella aggregans DNA region includes the following protein-coding sequences:
- the pyrH gene encoding UMP kinase, whose amino-acid sequence is MYKRVLLKISGEALAAGKGFGIDAVFIHKVAEEIAAVHALGCEIGIVVGGGNFFRGVAQQAIDMDRVAADHMGMLSTVINSIALQDAIEKRGLYCRVMSAIEMHQVAEPYIRRRAMRHLEKGRIVIFAAGTGNPFFSTDTAASLRAMEIKAEILLKATSVDGIYTADPKVDATATKLETLTYMDILRLNLRVMDQTAVSLCKDNNMPMMVFSMREQGNIVRVVSGEKLGSLVTA
- a CDS encoding acyltransferase family protein yields the protein MSSAPAIRKASLPALTGLRTLLALSIVFFHFTPPHMSAVAPIIENGYIFVGFFFLMSGYILSYNYADRVNMNKREFWLARFSRLYPVYLFALVLSFQMLRNEWSARSHTEFWQGVLLTPFLLQGWLPNLATFWNTVAWTLSCEMMLYLAFPYLIRVTLPRQPWKLIALFLGLWLAGMVPHVLYLIFNPDHLSAPADRYTATYLMRVLKYTPPSYICTFLAGLILGQLQSVLTLRRRERTAIAMLALAAIGAALYVFLPSLPYVLLHGGLLMPLFAALTIGLSGVNPVASLFAFAPLVYVGQATFCLYLLHFNALVLLQSNHITEKLHLEAYDPWLSYAAVILLALAAHRFIEVPARKLILRSFGRKEAIVKNEVAEGALSELSYSQR
- a CDS encoding lactonase family protein, whose protein sequence is MYLQKTGQTKSSIRTTRTVSRAIKTVASIASLSVALGLTACTRDYTLAYLYVTTTSSSPGVINQYAVDYQSGALVQIGDVNSPPTAGKNPVASVAAPNAKFIYVVNQGDSNVQEFAVGSDGTLTSKGTSATTGNTPTAIAIDTAGKFLFVTCKYQGTNTSGAGAISVFPIGSDNSLGAAVNVNTANNPVSVAIANFNPTVYVVSQDPTTPQVLAFTEDTSSGALTPVTGTTALAGYAAGVQPSAIAEDPTGRFVYVTDKAANQLIGYTVLAGGTLLPMVNGPFATGLYPVALLVDPRGEYIYVSNYNAKTISAYALNVSNGTPSGVAGTSVTTGTGPNAIALDPALGIYLYTSNFQEASVSGLQLNPSTGALSGIQNTPYPSAGSPTSVVIVANGSHPTQVLER